Genomic segment of Sulfurimonas sp.:
TCTAGAAGTTTTTTTAATGTTATGTTTTTACGTACTTTTTATGCTGTTTTATTAGCAGTCTTTGTAATCCAACCACCACCTAAAAGTTTGTTGTTATCATAAAATACTGCTGCTTGACCTTCTGCAACACCGAGTACATCTTCTTTTAGTGTTACTTTTGCACAATTGCCTTCTATAATAACATGGCAAGCTACAGCTTTTGTTCTGTATCTTAGTTTTACATGTGTATCAAATTCTTTTTCATCATTAAACATGTTTAAGTTTTCTAATTCAACATAATTACATGCTAAATCTTCTCTTTTACCAACAGTAATTTGATTTTTTTTAGCATCTATACTTAATACAAAATGTGGGTCGTGTGCTCCATTAACTGTAAAACCTTTTCTTTTTCCTATTGTGTAATGCATATAACCTTTATGCTCACCAATTACATTTCCATCTGTATCTAAGACTTCACCCGGCTTATCAACTTCAACATAATCTTTTAACAGGTCAGTGTATGTAGTATCAACAAAACATATCTCAGATGATTCTTCTTGTGATGCAAAAGATTCTAATCCTTTTATAGATGCAGCAAAATCTTTTATATCTGATTTTTTTCTCTCACCTAGTGGAAAAACCAGTCTTGGCAAAATATCTTTGTTAACATAAAATAAAAAATAACTTTGGTCTTTAGTATCATCTTCAGCTTCATAAAAATACTTACCATCAGTCTTAATGTAATGTCCAGTTGCTAAATAATCAGCTCCAATTTTATCTGCAAACTTGATCATCTCACCAAATTTTAAATTTCTATTACAAAGTGCGCATGGATTTGGTGTTTGACCTTTTTCATATGTATCTATAAAAGGTTGAAATACTTTTTCATTAAAAGTATATTGCAGATCTAATACATGTAACTTAATTCCTACAAAATCTGCAGCTTTTTGAGCACGTGCAAGATGAACTTCATGATAACCAGGTTTTGAGTGAAGTTTCATGTATAAACCTTCAACCTCATAACCATCTTCTTTTAATAACAATGCAGTAACGGTTGAGTCTACACCACCACTCATACCTACTAATACTTTTTTCATAATATTATTCAAAAAACTTTTTTAGTGATTTAAAGTATGTAGTATCTTCAAGACCTTCATCTT
This window contains:
- the mnmA gene encoding tRNA 2-thiouridine(34) synthase MnmA; the encoded protein is MKKVLVGMSGGVDSTVTALLLKEDGYEVEGLYMKLHSKPGYHEVHLARAQKAADFVGIKLHVLDLQYTFNEKVFQPFIDTYEKGQTPNPCALCNRNLKFGEMIKFADKIGADYLATGHYIKTDGKYFYEAEDDTKDQSYFLFYVNKDILPRLVFPLGERKKSDIKDFAASIKGLESFASQEESSEICFVDTTYTDLLKDYVEVDKPGEVLDTDGNVIGEHKGYMHYTIGKRKGFTVNGAHDPHFVLSIDAKKNQITVGKREDLACNYVELENLNMFNDEKEFDTHVKLRYRTKAVACHVIIEGNCAKVTLKEDVLGVAEGQAAVFYDNNKLLGGGWITKTANKTA